From the bacterium genome, the window CCCGGCCGGCAGCGCGGCCACGGCGTCGGTCGCGGCGGCGCGCGCGGCGTCGAAGCGCGTGCCCCGGTCCTGCTCGGCGCGCATGCTCGCGCTGGCGTCCAGCACCACCAGCAGCGCCGCCGGCGCCGTCGTCGCGGCGTCCCGCCCGCCCAGCCGCGGACGGGCCGCCCCGGCGACGACCAGCAGGATCGCCAGCATGCGCAGCAGCAGCAGCAGCCAGCGCCGCACCCCGAGCGC encodes:
- a CDS encoding BatA domain-containing protein, which gives rise to MPLTFLNPGLLFGAAAAAVPLLLHLLQRRRVREIAFSDLRFLEEVQARRSRALGVRRWLLLLLRMLAILLVVAGAARPRLGGRDAATTAPAALLVVLDASASMRAEQDRGTRFDAARAAATDAVAALPAG